Proteins from one Amycolatopsis benzoatilytica AK 16/65 genomic window:
- the rlmB gene encoding 23S rRNA (guanosine(2251)-2'-O)-methyltransferase RlmB — protein sequence MAGNSQRKGAIRKTGTKKGAVVGSGGQRRKALEGKGPTPKAEERPGHKAYRAANAATKRDQARQKKADRPELIAGRNPVVEALRADVPGTALYVALNIDIDDRVNEAVRLAGDKGISVLEIPREELDRKTGRAMHQGLGLQVPPFEYAHPDDLMQAARDSGSTPLFVALDGVTDPRNLGAVIRSAAAFGAQGVLLPERRSAGMTAVAWRTSAGTAAKLPIAVATNLTRQLRAWASDGLMVVGLDADGTVDIDSLDLAADPLVIVLGSEGRGLSRLVRETCDATVSIPMAAGVESLNASVAAGVLLAEVARRRRITGRA from the coding sequence ATGGCAGGCAACTCACAGCGTAAAGGTGCCATCCGCAAGACCGGCACCAAGAAGGGTGCCGTCGTCGGTTCGGGCGGTCAGCGGCGCAAGGCGCTCGAGGGCAAGGGCCCGACGCCGAAGGCCGAGGAGCGGCCCGGGCACAAGGCGTACCGCGCCGCGAACGCCGCCACCAAGCGCGACCAGGCCCGGCAGAAGAAGGCGGATCGGCCGGAGCTGATCGCCGGCCGCAACCCGGTGGTCGAGGCGCTGCGCGCGGACGTGCCGGGCACCGCGCTGTACGTCGCGCTGAACATCGACATCGACGACCGGGTCAACGAGGCCGTCCGGCTGGCCGGCGACAAGGGCATCTCGGTCCTGGAGATCCCGCGCGAGGAGCTGGACCGCAAGACCGGCCGCGCCATGCACCAGGGCCTCGGCCTGCAGGTGCCGCCGTTCGAATACGCGCACCCGGACGACCTGATGCAGGCCGCGCGGGATTCGGGCAGCACCCCGCTGTTCGTCGCACTCGACGGCGTCACCGACCCGCGCAACCTGGGCGCGGTGATCCGGTCCGCCGCGGCGTTCGGCGCGCAGGGCGTGCTGCTGCCGGAACGCCGCAGCGCCGGGATGACCGCGGTGGCGTGGCGCACGAGCGCGGGCACCGCGGCGAAGCTGCCGATCGCGGTCGCCACGAACCTCACCCGCCAGCTGCGCGCCTGGGCTTCGGACGGCCTGATGGTCGTCGGCCTGGACGCCGACGGCACGGTCGACATCGACTCCTTGGACCTCGCCGCGGACCCGCTGGTCATCGTGCTGGGCTCGGAAGGCCGCGGGCTGTCCCGGCTGGTCCGGGAGACCTGCGACGCCACCGTGTCGATCCCGATGGCGGCCGGCGTGGAATCGCTGAACGCCTCGGTGGCGGCCGGGGTGCTGCTGGCCGAGGTCGCCCGCCGGCGCCGGATCACCGGCCGCGCCTAG
- a CDS encoding GlxA family transcriptional regulator codes for MHRVVAVVVPPVLSFDVSIPLMVFANIAQYSVRVCTAEPGPTPTVGGPDFVISDGLAALSEADTVLAIGSGGGLAPPAVLDALRTAAASGTRIASLCTGAFVLAQAGLLDGRRATTHWGLADDLAARFPAVQVQPDQLFVEDDGIFTSAGAAAAIDLCLHLVRLDYGAAAANTAARLAVVPPVRPGGQSQFIETPLPPERGTSLAPTRAWALERLDRPLTLADLAKHAATSVRTLTRQFHAETGMSPLQWLLHQRIDRARELLETTRLPMDQVAEKSGLGSADSLRKHLVARLGVTPTAYRANFTQVSARA; via the coding sequence ATGCATCGCGTAGTGGCGGTCGTCGTGCCGCCAGTGCTGAGTTTCGACGTATCGATCCCGCTGATGGTCTTCGCCAACATCGCGCAGTACTCGGTGCGGGTCTGCACCGCGGAACCCGGCCCGACCCCAACGGTCGGCGGACCGGACTTCGTCATCTCCGACGGTTTGGCCGCACTGAGCGAGGCGGACACCGTACTGGCCATCGGCAGCGGCGGCGGACTGGCTCCGCCCGCGGTCCTCGACGCGCTGCGAACCGCCGCCGCGTCCGGCACCCGGATCGCGTCCCTGTGCACCGGGGCTTTCGTGCTGGCGCAGGCCGGGTTGCTGGACGGCCGCCGCGCCACGACGCACTGGGGCCTGGCCGACGATCTCGCCGCTCGCTTCCCCGCCGTGCAGGTGCAGCCGGACCAGCTTTTCGTCGAAGACGACGGCATCTTCACCTCCGCCGGCGCGGCCGCCGCGATCGACCTGTGCCTGCACCTGGTCCGGCTCGACTACGGCGCGGCCGCCGCGAACACCGCCGCGCGACTGGCGGTCGTGCCACCGGTCCGGCCGGGCGGCCAGTCGCAGTTCATCGAGACACCGCTGCCGCCCGAACGCGGAACCTCGCTCGCGCCGACCCGGGCTTGGGCACTGGAACGGCTCGATCGGCCGCTCACCTTGGCGGACCTGGCGAAGCACGCCGCGACGAGCGTACGGACCCTGACCAGGCAGTTCCATGCGGAAACCGGGATGAGCCCGTTGCAATGGCTGCTGCACCAGCGAATCGACCGCGCACGGGAGCTGCTGGAGACGACGCGGTTGCCGATGGACCAGGTGGCGGAGAAAAGCGGCTTGGGGAGCGCGGACTCGCTGCGGAAACACCTAGTGGCGCGGCTGGGCGTGACGCCTACCGCTTATCGGGCCAACTTCACTCAGGTGTCAGCGAGGGCTTGA
- the cysS gene encoding cysteine--tRNA ligase — protein MALHLYDTATRAPREFTPVRSGTASIYVCGATVQGAPHIGHVRGMLNYDVLRRWLLHSGLDVLLVRNVTDIDDKILAKAAEAGRPWWEWAATHERAFEKAYADLGCLPPSVTPRATGHVTQMVQLMERLIERGHAYAADGDVYFSVKSFPEYGRLSGQQLDEVQQGETPTRGKRDARDFTLWKSAKPGEPSWPTPWGDGRPGWHLECSAMATNYLGAEFDIHGGGVDLVFPHHENERAQSNAAGDGFARYWLHNAWVTMSGEKMSKSLGNTLSIPSMLERYRAPELRYYLVQPHYRSTVEYSEGAVSEAAQGYRRIEAFLRRAATAGPVEVGEVAPEFAAAMDDDLATPAAFAVVHNTVRDGNAALDSGDTPKALELAGTVRGMTGALGLDPLAPSWPEADSDAPVREALGTLVEALLAERQEARAAKDFARADAARDRLVEAGIAVEDTPNGPQWTVRNS, from the coding sequence GTGGCTTTGCACCTGTACGACACCGCGACCCGTGCCCCTCGGGAGTTCACTCCTGTCCGCAGCGGAACGGCGTCGATCTATGTGTGCGGGGCTACCGTGCAGGGCGCACCGCATATCGGGCACGTCCGCGGGATGCTGAACTACGACGTGCTGCGCCGCTGGCTGCTCCACAGTGGACTCGACGTGCTGCTGGTCCGCAACGTCACCGACATCGACGACAAGATCCTGGCCAAGGCCGCCGAAGCCGGCCGGCCGTGGTGGGAGTGGGCGGCGACGCACGAGCGGGCGTTCGAAAAGGCGTACGCCGACCTCGGCTGCCTCCCGCCCTCGGTCACGCCGCGCGCGACCGGGCACGTCACGCAGATGGTCCAGCTCATGGAGCGGCTGATCGAACGCGGTCACGCCTACGCGGCCGACGGCGACGTGTACTTCTCGGTGAAGTCCTTCCCGGAGTACGGCCGGCTTTCCGGCCAGCAGCTCGACGAGGTCCAGCAGGGCGAGACGCCCACCCGCGGCAAGCGCGACGCGCGCGACTTCACACTGTGGAAGAGCGCGAAGCCGGGTGAGCCGTCCTGGCCGACGCCGTGGGGCGACGGACGGCCGGGCTGGCACCTGGAGTGCTCGGCGATGGCGACGAACTACCTCGGTGCCGAGTTCGACATCCACGGTGGCGGCGTCGACCTGGTGTTCCCGCACCACGAGAACGAACGCGCGCAGTCGAACGCGGCCGGCGACGGGTTCGCCCGGTACTGGCTGCACAACGCGTGGGTGACGATGTCCGGCGAGAAGATGTCGAAGTCGCTGGGCAACACGCTTTCGATCCCGTCCATGCTGGAGCGCTACCGCGCGCCGGAGCTGCGCTACTACCTGGTGCAGCCGCACTACCGGTCCACCGTCGAGTACTCCGAGGGCGCGGTGTCCGAGGCCGCCCAGGGCTACCGGCGGATCGAGGCGTTCCTGCGCCGGGCGGCGACCGCCGGTCCGGTCGAGGTCGGCGAGGTCGCACCGGAGTTCGCCGCGGCGATGGACGACGACCTGGCCACCCCGGCCGCGTTCGCCGTGGTGCACAACACGGTCCGGGACGGTAACGCCGCGCTGGACAGCGGCGACACCCCGAAGGCGCTCGAATTGGCCGGCACGGTCCGCGGGATGACCGGTGCGCTCGGTCTCGACCCACTGGCACCGAGCTGGCCCGAAGCCGATTCGGACGCACCCGTCCGCGAGGCGCTGGGCACGCTCGTGGAAGCCCTGCTGGCCGAACGCCAGGAGGCCCGCGCGGCGAAGGACTTCGCCCGCGCGGACGCCGCCCGCGACCGGCTCGTCGAGGCCGGGATCGCGGTCGAAGACACCCCGAACGGTCCGCAGTGGACGGTCAGGAACTCCTGA
- a CDS encoding NAD-dependent epimerase, with amino-acid sequence MKTHVIVGRGAAATKTALLLAEDGEKVRMISRTGGGPDHPLVEKIAADATGTDRLAELAEGADTLFATAVPPYHRWPEEFPALAGSMLEAVRRTGVRYVMLGNLYGYGPVDGPLKPDFSLKATGRKGRVRAKVWEDAAASGVKATEVRAGQFYGPGAFSVFSFMVEQQVLAGRLALVPQELDVPHSYSSIDDTARTLVAASRDEAAYGRAWHVPTATRSVRELAGELAELAGAPTPRLEEMSERDLTLLAFTDPFWGEMHEVLTKPGNPFVVDYSETEKILGVTATPSRDVLRELI; translated from the coding sequence ATGAAAACTCACGTGATCGTCGGTCGCGGGGCCGCCGCGACGAAAACCGCATTGCTGCTCGCCGAGGACGGCGAAAAGGTGCGCATGATCAGCCGTACCGGAGGCGGACCGGATCACCCGCTTGTCGAGAAGATCGCCGCGGACGCGACCGGCACCGATCGGCTCGCCGAATTGGCCGAGGGCGCGGACACGCTGTTCGCCACCGCGGTCCCGCCGTATCACCGGTGGCCGGAGGAGTTCCCCGCGCTGGCCGGGTCGATGCTCGAAGCGGTCCGCCGGACCGGCGTCCGATACGTCATGCTCGGCAATCTCTATGGCTACGGACCGGTGGACGGACCGCTCAAACCGGACTTCTCGCTGAAGGCGACCGGGCGGAAGGGCCGAGTCCGGGCGAAGGTGTGGGAAGACGCGGCGGCGTCTGGTGTGAAGGCCACCGAGGTGCGGGCCGGCCAGTTCTACGGTCCCGGCGCGTTCTCGGTGTTCAGCTTCATGGTCGAGCAGCAGGTCCTGGCCGGTCGGCTGGCGCTGGTTCCGCAGGAACTCGATGTGCCGCACAGCTATTCGTCGATCGACGACACCGCGCGCACGCTGGTCGCCGCGAGCCGCGACGAGGCGGCGTACGGCCGCGCCTGGCACGTGCCGACCGCTACCCGGTCGGTCCGGGAGCTGGCCGGCGAGCTCGCTGAGCTGGCCGGCGCTCCGACGCCCCGGCTGGAGGAGATGAGCGAGCGCGACCTGACGCTGCTCGCGTTCACCGATCCGTTCTGGGGCGAGATGCACGAGGTGCTCACCAAGCCGGGGAACCCGTTCGTCGTCGACTACTCGGAGACGGAAAAAATCCTCGGCGTGACCGCGACGCCGTCTCGCGACGTGCTGCGCGAACTCATCTGA